One window from the genome of Diabrotica virgifera virgifera chromosome 6, PGI_DIABVI_V3a encodes:
- the LOC126886417 gene encoding uncharacterized protein LOC126886417 — translation MPLTCIVVNCGSRSKRDKVSFFAIPKPLKFKHAIHLNELTVKRRKKWIRAIRRADLTESKLKYQKVCSKHFIQGQPAKLEDVNDPDWIPTQNMGYSRGPVKRKQDLERLERVKKRSSTKVSQEDNDTFIENENNTVSESNTTAMYEDSTGTETQTELTSDDIEQMAQQLKFANKKIDELTRRINKTILSFESLETDNPKCLYYTGLNFSVLKSVFDRIKPFIPSSSVTVLDPSQQYLLTLMKMRLNLDFKYLAYQFGISQSTCSTYFNTIISIMYQRFKNSIKWPDREIIKKNMPSCFREVFHDKTTIIIDCFEVFIQKPASYLTQQQTWSNYKHHNTVKFLIGITPQGCISYISKAWGGRTSDKQIVELSGFLDKIEPQDIVIADRGFLIKEFLDVLQAKLVIPAFTKGKKQLLPLELEETRNIAQVRIHVERVIGSIKNKFNIFSEPLPISMLTHVTDGINIVDKIIFIACVLINLCPPIVPI, via the exons ATGCCACTAACATGTAttgtagtgaactgtggaagcaGGTCGAAAAGGGATAAAGTATCTTTTTTTGCTATTCCCAAACCACTGAAGTTTAAACATGCTATCCACTTGAATGAATTAACTGTTAAACGCAGAAAAAAATGGATAAGGGCCATACGAAGAGCAGACCTGACAGaatcaaaattaaaatatcaaaaagtgTGTTCCAAACATTTTATTCAAG gACAACCTGCAAAACTTGAAGATGTAAATGATCCTGATTGGATACCAACCCAAAATATGGGTTACTCTAGGGGACCTGTAAAACGAAAGCAGGACCTTGAAAGACTGGAAAGAGTAAAGAAAAGATCTTCCACAAAGGTTTCACAAGAGGACAATGATACATTTATTGAG aatgaaaacaatacagTAAGTGAAAGTAACACTACAGCAATGTATGAAGACAGTACTGGAACCGAAACTCAAACTGAGTTAACCTCAGATGATATTGAACAGATGGCTCAACAATTAAAATttgcaaataaaaaaattgacgagTTGACTCGCAGAATTAATAAGACCATTTTAAGTTTCGAGTCACTAGAAACGGACAATCCGAAATGTTTATATTATACCGGtttaaatttttctgttttgAAGTCAGTATTTGACAGAATTAAACCATTTATTCCATCATCCTCAGTAACTGTTTTAGATCCCTCTCAACAATATTTGTTGACATTGATGAAAATGAGACTTAATCTAGATTTTAAATATTTGGCCTACCAATTTGGCATTTCTCAATCAACATGTTCCACCTATTTTAATACCATCATCTCAATAATGTATCAAAGATTTAAAAATAGCATAAAATGGCCAGATcgggaaattattaaaaaaaacatgccTTCTTGCTTTAGAGAAGTCTTTCATGATAAGACCACAATTATCATTGATTGCTTTGAGGTGTTTATCCAAAAACCAGCTAGTTATTTAACCCAGCAGCAAACATGGTCAAACTATAAACATCATAACACAGTTAAATTCCTTATTGGAATTACTCCCCAAGGCTGTATTTCATATATCAGTAAAGCATGGGGAGGAAGAACATCAGATAAACAAATAGTAGAGCTCTCTGgttttttggataaaatagaaCCCCAAGATATTGTGATAGCAGATCgaggttttttaataaaagaatttttaGATGTGTTACAAGCAAAGCTAGTAATTCCAGCTTTTACCAAGGGGAAAAAACAATTGCTTCCACTAGAGCTggaagaaactagaaacattgcACAGGTTAGAATCCACGTAGAAAGAGTTATTGgctccattaaaaataaatttaatattttttcagagCCACTTCCGATTTCTATGTTAACCCATGTTACTGATGGTATAAATATAGTTGATAAGATAATTTTTATAGCATgtgttttgattaatttatgcCCTCCTATTGTtccaatttaa
- the LOC126886416 gene encoding uncharacterized protein LOC126886416 — MALKESSYLDQLRISSPEAADRYLDKIKQLNCDPYALSEVDFDYGLTYVPPIASMDILTYIVFTHSFYTHEQMRAYKSLAAYKYFKSGFVEKVGFKVINDLVLLIGKVQHSMRARETKLRVWIIAETGGSICTAHCTCMAGLGEVCSHVTAVLYAAEHAAYLKQQKNEKNVAYTDVKSTWPVPTQSGTHPIEAASLDWGKVIEEKNYKEIPPMDDSEMLDLLQELQNSNCDAVLMRHVEPFASQLSDENNEKVSIPVLFNVYHKKYEKMPLDDLIQLGMKCKMEVTQNIRREIEDKTQDQRKCAEWYRQRTGRVTASIFKDVCRTNVEKPSLSLIKSICYPRKISTRAIRWGINHEQLAIDAYKKETSRNHRDFIVNTIGLVVCMKWPQLGASPDGFVYCDCCAAGTLEVKCPFSLRENGNLQEYASRKDSCLECDKTGTVKMNKKHKYYYQVQAQIFICKLNYCDFVVWCPNFIFIERVLPDIKFWEEIKDKVLNFHAKVIMPELLGRYYTSRVPGGNITKWCFCNNVDDGQPMVQCSYENCNIFWFHIGCVNLLEKPKTRWTCSICNQKLFHDYAT; from the exons ATGGCTTTAAAAGAAAGTTCGTATTTGGACCAACTAAGAATAAGCTCTCCTGAAGCCGCAGATAGATATTTGGACAAAATCAAACAACTTAACTGTGATCCATATGCTCTAAGTGAAGTCGATTTTGATTATGGACTTACCTATGTGCCACCAATAGCTTCCATGGACATTCTGACCTATATTGTTTTTACTCACAGCTTTTATACCCATGAACAAATGAGAGCTTATAAAAGTTTAGCAGCTTACAAATATTTCAAGTCTGGCTTTGTAGAAAAAGtgggttttaaagttattaatgaTCTGGTGCTTTTAATAGGCAAG gtgCAGCATTCAATGAGAGCTAGAGAAACCAAATTAAGAGTTTGGATTATCGCTGAAACAGGTGGTAGTATTTGTACTGCGCATTGTACTTGCATGGCAGGTCTTGGGGAAGTATGTAGCCATGTTACAGCAGTTTTGTACGCTGCAGAGCATGCAGCATATTTGAAGCAgcagaaaaatgaaaagaatgtAGCGTATACAGATGTCAAATCAACTTGGCCAGTTCCAACGCAAAGTGGTACACATCCAATAGAAGCTGCTTCACTAGACTGGGGGAAAGtgatagaagaaaaaaattataaggaAATTCCTCCAATGGATGATAGCGAAATGTTGGACTTGCTGCAAGAATTgcaaaattccaattgtgacgCTGTTTTGATGAGGCATGTAGAGCCATTTGCGTCACAACTGTcagatgaaaataatgaaaaagttagtaTACCAGTCCTTTTTAATGTGTaccataaaaaatatgaaaaaatgccTCTAGATGATCTCATTCAACTAGGTATGAAATGTAAAATGGAGGTAACCCAGAATATACGAAGAGAAATAGAAGATAAGACACAGGACCAAAGGAAATGTGCAGAGTGGTATAGACAAAGGACTGGTAGAGTAACAGCTTCAATTTTTAAAGATGTCTGTAGAACCAATGTGGAGAAACCATCCCTATCTTTGATCAAATCAATATGTTACCCTCGCAAAATTTCTACAAGGGCAATAAGATGGGGGATAAATCACGAACAGCTGGCAATTGATGCTTATAAAAAAGAAACTAGCAGGAATCATAGAGACTTTATAGTGAATACAATTGGCTTGGTAGTGTGCATGAAATGGCCTCAGTTAGGTGCCTCACCTGATGGATTTGTGTATTGTGACTGTTGTGCTGCGGGTACCTTAGAAGTAAAGTGTCCATTTTCTCTTCGAGAAAATGGAAATTTACAGGAGTATGCAAGTCGAAAGGACTCCTGTCTTGAATGTGATAAAACTGGTAcagtaaaaatgaataaaaaacataagTACTATTACCAGGTGCAAGcacaaatatttatttgtaaactTAATTATTGTGACTTTGTTGTCTGGTGTCCTAATTTTATATTTATCGAAAGAGTTTTACCAGACATAAAATTTTGGGAAGAAATTAAAGATAAAGTcctaaattttcatgcaaaagtAATTATGCCTGAACTTTTAGGACGTTATTACACTTCTAGAGTACCAGGTGGCAATATAACAAAGTGGTGTTTTTGCAATAATGTCGATGATGGCCAACCTATGGTTCAATGCTCATATGAGAATTGTAATATTTTCTGGTTCCATATTGGGTGTGTAAATTTATTAGAAAAACCCAAAACTAGGTGGACATGTTCAATATGCAACCAGAAACTATTTCATGATTATGCCACATAA